The genomic window CCGGTCCTGCCGGGCTCGCGTGCCCTGGCACGCAGACTGATCCGGCCTGATCGACCGGACGCAGCCTAGCGCGCGGGCAGGGGCTAACGTGGTCCGGATGGGGACCGGTGAACTCGATCGGGAGGCACACGTGCCCGGAAGCGTGCCCGCACGGACGACCGCGGGAACGACGGCGACGACAGCGACGACGGCAGGGGCGACGGCGCCGCGCACCCTCGCGGAGGCGCTCCGTGCCCGCGGTGACGAGGGCCTGGCCGTGCTGCTGCGCGCCCGTCCCGATCTGCTGACCCCCGTCCCGAACGACCTCACCCAGCTCGCCACCCGCGCCGGTACCCGCGCCTCGGTCGTCCGCGCGCTGGAGCGGCTCGACCGGTTCGCGCTCCAGACCGCGCAGGCGCTGGCGGTGGCCGCGGAGCCGGCGTCGTACGCCACGGTCCTCGACCTCCTCGCCGGGGACGAGGACGGTGAGCGCGACCCGGCGGTCGCCGCCGCCCTGCCGCGTGCCCTCGGTGTCCTGCGGGAGCAGGCGCTGGCCTGGGGCGACGACGAGCGGCTGCGGCTGGTGCGCACCGCGCGCGAGCTGCTCGCCCCGTCCCCGCAGCACCCCTCCCCGACCGGGCTCGGCCCGACCGTCGCCGAGGCCACGGCCGGGATGTCACCGGGCCGGCTGCAGGAGATCCTCGCCGCCGCCGGGCTGGCGACGACGCACGACCCGGTGTCGGCGGTCACCGCACTGAGCGCGCTCTTCACCGACCGCAAGCGGATGGCGGCGCTCCTGGACACGGCGCCGCCGGAGGCGCTCGCGGTGCTCGACCGGCTGGTATGGGGGCCTCCGTACGGCGAGGTCACGGCCGATCCCGCGCCGCCGGTGCGCTGGCTGCGGGACCGGGGACTGCTGCTGCCCGCGACACCGCGCACGGTGGTGCTGCCGCGCGAGGCGGCGCTGTATCTGCGCGGCGGCCGCGCGCACCGGATGCCGGAGCCGGTGGCCCCGGTGGTGGCCGTCGCGGCGGAGCACCGTCCACAGGTTGTGGACAGTACGGCGGCGGGCCAGGCGTACACGGCGCTCGCCACGGTCGAGGAGCTCCTGAAGGAGTGGCAGACCGGCGGGCCCTCTGTGCTGCGCGCGGGCGGGCTGAGCGTGCGCGACCTCAAGCGCACGGCGGCGGTGCTGGACGTATCCGAGCAGATCGCCGCGTTCTGGGTCGAACTCACCTACGCGGCCGGGCTGGTGGCCTCCGACGGCGAGGCCGACGAGCGCTTCGCGCCCACACCCGCGTACGACGGCTGGCTCGACCTGCCGGCGGCGGAGCGCTGGACGGCGCTCGCGACGGCATGGCTCACGGCCACCCGCACGGCGGGCCTGGTCGGCGGCCAGGACACCAAGGGCCGCACCCTGGCGGCGCTCGGCCCCGACCTGGACCGCGGCTCGGCCCCCGAAGTGCGCCACCGCGTGCTGGCCCTCCTCGCCACCCTGCCCCCCGGCACCGCCCCGGACCCGGCCACGGTCCTGGCCCGCCTGCGCTGGGAGCGCCCGGTCCGCCACGCCCCCGGCCGCGACACGAACGCAGCCGGGGGCGCCGTGGCCGCCGCCCGCCCGGAGCCGGCGGACCTCCGCTCCCGCATCGCCACCTGGACGCTCACCGAGACCGAGCTCCTCGGCCTCACCGGCCGCGGCTCGCTCTCCACCGCGGCCCGCGCACTGCTGGGCGCGCGAGCGGGCGCCGGGGGTCCGGCAGCCGGTACCGCCGGAGCCGCCGGAGCCGCCGGAGCCGCCGGGGCCGCCGGGGCCGCCGGGGCCGCCGGGGCGACAGTGCCGCGCCCCGCGACCCCCGCCGAGCTCGGGGCCCGTGCCGTGCTCGCCGGGCAGGCGCTCGCGCCGCTGCTGCCCGCGCCCCTCGATCACGTGCTTCTCCAGGCGGACCTGACCGCCGTCGCGCCCGGACCGCTGGAGCGGCCCCTGGCCGAAGCGCTGGGGGTGCTCGCGGACGTGGAATCGAAGGGTGGCGCGACGGTCTACCGGTTCACGCCCGCGTCCGTGCGGCGCGCCCTCGACGCCGGGCAGGCCGCGGCCGACCTGCACGCCTTCCTGGCCCGCCACAGCCGTACGCCCGTGCCGCAGCCGCTCAGCTATCTGATCGACGACGTGGCCCGCCGCCACGGCCACCTCCGCATCGGCGCCGCCTCCGCCTACGTACGCTGCGACGACGACGCGCTCCTCGACGAGATCCTCGCGGACCGCCGCTCGCAGGGGCTGCGGCTGCGCCGCCTCGCCCCGACCGTGCTGGCCGCGCAGGCCGACCCGGCCGCGCTGCTCGACGGGCTGCGCACGATGGGCTACGCCCCGGCCGCCGAGTCCGCCGAGGGCGACGTCCTGATCACCCGCGCCGACGCCCGCCGCACCCCGCCCCGCACCCCGCCCGCCCCCGTGCCCGAAGGGCCGCCCGTGCCGGACGACACACTGCTCGGCGCCGCGGTGAAGGCGATCCGGGCCGGGGACATGGCCGCCACCGCCGTACGCAGGCCCGCCCCGCACACCGCGGAGGGCGAACTGCCCCGCACCACCCCCGCCGAGACCCTCGCCACCGTCCAGGCCGCCGCCCTCACCGGCTCCGCGCTCTGGATCGGCTACGTCAACGCCGACGGCGCCGCCAGCCAGCGCGTCATCGCCCCGGTGCGCGTCGAGGGCGGCTTCGTGACGGCGTACGACCACACCGCCGACGAGGTCCGCACGTACCCGCTGCACCGCATCACGGGTGTGGCGGAACTGGCGGAGGACGGGGCCTGACGCGCCCACCGCGCGGCGCCTGGACCGCCCGCCCGCCGCCTGTCGCTAGGGCGGCGGCCCCGGACGATCCCGTGTGGGGCCCCGAGCGCTTTTGGGATCTTGAGGGCCTGGCGCTTTGAGGAACCAGATGATGATCAACAACGCGAGCGCGCCGAGGGCCGCGAGCGAGAAGCCGATCACCATGGTGTACGGCGCCTGCTCCACTTGATCACGTCGGTCCTCCAGCAGTCCTTCGTAGGTGCTGGAGGTGCCACCGGAACATACGTACCGGTCGTCATCGGGCATCACATCATCACCGCACATGATCGGCCGGTCTGCCGCGAAGCGATCGTGGACACCGATGCCGGCCACGATCAGTCCCATCGGGATCCCCGCTCCGATGAAGACGAAACACAGCGCCAACCCCAGGCAGGACAGGCACCCCTTGGCGCGTCCAGAGCCCTTTGACATCGCGATCACGCTCCCGGCGCGTTTCCGTTCCAGCGGGGTCCAAGGCTCCCAGCGAGGCGCCGATCCCGGGCGGGTCTCCTCCCGAATCGACCGGAAAGAAGGACCGTCGGTGCCGTTGGCGCCGGAAGCCTCAGGCGCCGACCCGGCGACTGGGGCGGTGTCGCTACGCCAGGCATCTGGAGAGTCCTCAACAGCACACCGCGCCCGGCCATGCCCTCCCCTAGGGTGTCTAGAGAGGAAAGGATCACCGAGTGACGGCCAATGACGGCGAGGACCGCCGCCCCAAGTACCAGCGGATCGCGGACGAGCTGAAGAACGCGATCCACTCGGGCGCCTACGGCCCGGGAGACCGACTGCCCGGCGAGAACGACCTCATGGCGCAGTACGAAGTGGCGCGCATGACCGCCCGGCAGGCGCTGGGGCTGCTCCAGAGCGAGGGCATCGCCGAGGCGCGCAAGGGAGCAGGAGTCTTCGTCCGCGCCTTCCGGCCGCTGCGGCGGCGCGGCATCCAGCGGTTGTCACGGGAGCAGTGGGGCTCGGGCCGGTCCGTGTGGTCGGCGGACATCGGTGAGCGTGATCTCGTCGTGGACGGGATCGAGGTCACCGAGGCCGACACTCCTCGTCACATCGCCGAGGTCCTGGGCCTGGAGGAGGCGGAACGTGTCTGCGTGCGGAGCCGGCGCTTCGTGCTCGACGGCAAGCCCGTGCTCCTCGCCACGTCGTACCTCCCCGCCGCACTGGTCGCCGGCTCTGCCATCACCGGCGAGGACACCGGTCCCGGCGGCACGTACGCACGCCTCGCCGAGCTGGGCCACAAACCGGTTCACTTCCGCGAGGAGCTCCGCTCACGAATGCCGTCCCACGAGGAGACGGCCCAGCTTTCGCTGGCTCCGGGGACGCCCGTGATCCTCATCTGCCGGACCGCCTTCGCCGAGGACGGCCGACCCGTCGAGGTCAACGAGATGGTCCTGGACTCGGCCGCGTACGTTCTGGAGTACGACTTCGACAGCTGACGGTCCTCGCCTTACCACGCACGGCGGTGTGGCCGGGGCCACTCGGCCGCACCGCCCGATGAGGCAGACTGGAGGATTGGCTGTACGGGACCGGCGTCGCGTACGGGAGCCACGACGAAAGGGCACACGCGTGAACGGACCGCTCATCGTCCAGAGCGACAAGACTCTCCTGCTCGAGGTCGACCACGAGCTCGCCGACGCCTGCCGGCGCGTCATCGCCCCGTTCGCGGAGCTGGAGCGCGCCCCCGAGCACATCCACACCTACCGCATCACCCCCCTCGGGCTGTGGAACGCGCGGGCCGCCGGGCACGACGCCGAGCAGGTCGTGGACGCGCTCGTCGAGTACTCCCGCTACCCCGTCCCGCACGCGCTGCTCGTCGACGTCGCCGAGACGATGGCCCGCTACGGCCGTCTCACGCTCCTCAAGCACCCGACCCACGGCCTGGTGCTGACCACCACCGACCGGCCGGTCCTGGAGGAGATCCTCCGCTCCAAGAAGGTCCAGCCGCTGGTCGGCGCCCGGCTCGACCCCGACACGGTCGCCGTGCACCCCTCCGAGCGCGGCCAGATCAAGCAGACCCTGCTGAAGCTCGGCTGGCCGGCCGAGGACCACGCCGGTTACGTGGACGGCGAGGCCCACCGCATCGACCTGGACGAGTCCGGCTGGGCCCTGCGCCCGTACCAGAAGCAGGCCGTCGAGGGCTTCTGGCACGGCGGCTCGGGCGTCGTCGTGCTCCCCTGCGGCGCGGGCAAGACGCTCGTCGGCGCGGGCGCGATGGCCCAGGCGAAGGCGACGACGCTGATCCTCGTCACGAACACCGTCTCGGCCCGCCAGTGGAAGCACGAGCTCGTCAAGCGCACCTCGCTCACGGAGGAGGAGATCGGCGAGTACAGCGGCGCGAAGAAGGAGATCCGCCCGGTCACCATCGCCACGTACCAGGTGCTGACGACGAAGCGGAAGGGGATCTATCCCCACCTGGAGCTCTTCGACTCCCGCGACTGGGGACTGATCGTCTACGACGAGGTGCATCTGCTGCCCGCGCCCGTCTTCAAGTTCACCGCCGACCTCCAGGCGCGCCGCCGGCTCGGCCTGACCGCGACGCTGGTGCGCGAGGACGGCCGCGAGTCGGACGTCTTCTCGCTCATCGGCCCGAAGCGCTTCGACGCGCCCTGGAAGGAGATCGAGGCGCAGGGCTACATCGCGCCCGCCGACTGCGTCGAGGTCCGGGTCAATCTGACGGAGTCCGAGCGGCTCGCCTACGCGACGGCGGAGACCGAGGAGAAGTACCGCTACTGCGCGACCACGGACACCAAGCGGAAGGTGACCGAACAGCTCGTCCGCAAGCACGCGGGCCAGCAGACGCTCGTCATCGGCCAGTACATCGACCAGCTCGACGAGCTGGGCGAGCACCTGGACGCCCCGGTCATCAAGGGCGAGACGCCCAACTCCCAGCGCGAGAAGCTCTTCGACGCCTTCCGCAACGGCGAGATCAGCGTCCTCGTCGTGTCGAAGGTCGCGAACTTCTCGATCGACCTCCCCGAGGCGACCATCGCCATCCAGGTCTCCGGCACCTTCGGCTCCCGCCAGGAGGAGGCACAGCGCCTCGGCCGCGTCCTGCGCCCCAAGGCCGACGGCCACAAGGCCCACTTCTACTCGGTGGTGGCCCGCGACACGATCGA from Streptomyces sp. FIT100 includes these protein-coding regions:
- a CDS encoding helicase C-terminal domain-containing protein, with amino-acid sequence MGTGELDREAHVPGSVPARTTAGTTATTATTAGATAPRTLAEALRARGDEGLAVLLRARPDLLTPVPNDLTQLATRAGTRASVVRALERLDRFALQTAQALAVAAEPASYATVLDLLAGDEDGERDPAVAAALPRALGVLREQALAWGDDERLRLVRTARELLAPSPQHPSPTGLGPTVAEATAGMSPGRLQEILAAAGLATTHDPVSAVTALSALFTDRKRMAALLDTAPPEALAVLDRLVWGPPYGEVTADPAPPVRWLRDRGLLLPATPRTVVLPREAALYLRGGRAHRMPEPVAPVVAVAAEHRPQVVDSTAAGQAYTALATVEELLKEWQTGGPSVLRAGGLSVRDLKRTAAVLDVSEQIAAFWVELTYAAGLVASDGEADERFAPTPAYDGWLDLPAAERWTALATAWLTATRTAGLVGGQDTKGRTLAALGPDLDRGSAPEVRHRVLALLATLPPGTAPDPATVLARLRWERPVRHAPGRDTNAAGGAVAAARPEPADLRSRIATWTLTETELLGLTGRGSLSTAARALLGARAGAGGPAAGTAGAAGAAGAAGAAGAAGAAGATVPRPATPAELGARAVLAGQALAPLLPAPLDHVLLQADLTAVAPGPLERPLAEALGVLADVESKGGATVYRFTPASVRRALDAGQAAADLHAFLARHSRTPVPQPLSYLIDDVARRHGHLRIGAASAYVRCDDDALLDEILADRRSQGLRLRRLAPTVLAAQADPAALLDGLRTMGYAPAAESAEGDVLITRADARRTPPRTPPAPVPEGPPVPDDTLLGAAVKAIRAGDMAATAVRRPAPHTAEGELPRTTPAETLATVQAAALTGSALWIGYVNADGAASQRVIAPVRVEGGFVTAYDHTADEVRTYPLHRITGVAELAEDGA
- a CDS encoding DNA repair helicase XPB; protein product: MNGPLIVQSDKTLLLEVDHELADACRRVIAPFAELERAPEHIHTYRITPLGLWNARAAGHDAEQVVDALVEYSRYPVPHALLVDVAETMARYGRLTLLKHPTHGLVLTTTDRPVLEEILRSKKVQPLVGARLDPDTVAVHPSERGQIKQTLLKLGWPAEDHAGYVDGEAHRIDLDESGWALRPYQKQAVEGFWHGGSGVVVLPCGAGKTLVGAGAMAQAKATTLILVTNTVSARQWKHELVKRTSLTEEEIGEYSGAKKEIRPVTIATYQVLTTKRKGIYPHLELFDSRDWGLIVYDEVHLLPAPVFKFTADLQARRRLGLTATLVREDGRESDVFSLIGPKRFDAPWKEIEAQGYIAPADCVEVRVNLTESERLAYATAETEEKYRYCATTDTKRKVTEQLVRKHAGQQTLVIGQYIDQLDELGEHLDAPVIKGETPNSQREKLFDAFRNGEISVLVVSKVANFSIDLPEATIAIQVSGTFGSRQEEAQRLGRVLRPKADGHKAHFYSVVARDTIDQDFAAHRQRFLAEQGYAYRIMDADELLNEG
- a CDS encoding GntR family transcriptional regulator — its product is MTANDGEDRRPKYQRIADELKNAIHSGAYGPGDRLPGENDLMAQYEVARMTARQALGLLQSEGIAEARKGAGVFVRAFRPLRRRGIQRLSREQWGSGRSVWSADIGERDLVVDGIEVTEADTPRHIAEVLGLEEAERVCVRSRRFVLDGKPVLLATSYLPAALVAGSAITGEDTGPGGTYARLAELGHKPVHFREELRSRMPSHEETAQLSLAPGTPVILICRTAFAEDGRPVEVNEMVLDSAAYVLEYDFDS